A stretch of the Leopardus geoffroyi isolate Oge1 chromosome B2, O.geoffroyi_Oge1_pat1.0, whole genome shotgun sequence genome encodes the following:
- the LOC123609816 gene encoding trace amine-associated receptor 6-like → MSTNSSPSASEQLCYQNVTGSCVKAPYSPGPRLVLYTLFSLGAVLAVFGNLLVVISILHFKQLHSPTNFLITSLACADFLVGVTVMPFSMVRSVEGCWYFGASFCSLHSCFDVAFCYSSLFHLCFISIDRYIAVTEPLVYPTKFTVSVSGTCIGISWILPLVYSGAVFFTGVHDDGLEELVSALSCVGGCQPLINQFWVLIDLLLFVTPTFVMMMLYSNIFLVARKQAIKIENISSKTEASGTYKTRVSKRERKAAKTLGITVVAFLISWLPYMIDSFIDSFGGFITPSYVYEILCWFAYYNSAVNPLIYALFYPWFRRAVKLIISGQVLKDSSSTISLFS, encoded by the coding sequence ATGAGCACCAACTCGTCCCCCTCTGCATCCGAGCAGCTCTGCTACCAGAACGTGACCGGATCCTGCGTGAAAGCCCCCTACTCGCCCGGACCCCGGCTCGTTCTCTACACACTGTTCAGCTTGGGGGCTGTGCTGGCCGTTTTTGGAAACCTCCTGGTGGTGATTTCAATCCTGCATTTCAAGCAGCTGCACTCTCCAACCAATTTTCTCATCACCTCTCTGGCCTGTGCTGACTTTCTGGTGGGGGTGACTGTCATGCCCTTCAGCATGGTCAGGTCTGTGGAGGGCTGCTGGTACTTTGGGGCCAGCTTTTGTAGCCTGCACAGTTGCTTCGATGTGGCGTTTTGTTACTCTTCTCTCTTCCATCTGTGTTTCATCTCCATCGACAGGTACATCGCTGTTACTGAGCCTCTGGTCTATCCTACCAAGTTCACGGTGTCCGTGTCGGGGACATGCATCGGCATCTCCTGGATCCTGCCCCTTGTATACAGTGGTGCCGTGTTCTTCACAGGTGTTCATGATGACGGGCTGGAGGAATTAGTAAGTGCCCTCAGCTGCGTAGGCGGTTGTCAGCCACTTATAAATCAGTTTTGGGTTTTGATAGATTTGCTATTATTTGTCACACCTACTTTTGTAATGATGATGCTGTACAGTAATATTTTTCTTGTGGCTAGAAAACAGGCTATAAAGATTGAAAACATTAGTAGCAAAACAGAAGCATCAGGGACATACAAAACCAGggtgagtaagagagagagaaaagcagctAAAACCCTGGGTATCACGGTGGTAGCATTTTTGATCTCCTGGTTACCGTAcatgattgattcattcattgattctttTGGGGGGTTTATAACACCTTCTTATGTCTATGAGATACTTTGCTGGTTCGCTTATTATAACTCTGCTGTAAATCCTTTGATCTATGCTTTATTTTACCCTTGGTTTAGGAGAGCAGTAAAACTCATTATAAGTGGTCAAGTATTAAAAGACAGTTCCTCAACCATAAGCCTGTTTTCTTAA
- the TAAR5 gene encoding trace amine-associated receptor 5, protein MSAVLNQGAEEHPAAFCYQVNGSCPRTVHPLGIRLAIYLAGAVGMLITVLGNLFVVFAVSYFKVLHTPTNFLLLSLALADMFLGLLVLPLSTIRSVESCWFLGDFLCRLHTYLDTLFCLTSIFHLCFISIDRHCAICEPLIYPSKFTVRVAIRYILAGWGIPAAYTAFFLYTDVVENALSQWLEEMPCVGSCQLLFNKFWGWLNFPMFFFPCLIMISLYVKIFVVAIRQAQQINTLSKNLAGAAKRERKAAKTLGIAVGIYLLCWLPFTIDTLVDSLLNFVTPPLVFDIFIWFAYFNSACNPIIYVFSYRWFRKALKLCLSREIFSPRTPTIDLYQE, encoded by the coding sequence ATGAGTGCTGTCCTCAACCAAGGTGCTGAAGAACACCCCGCAGCATTCTGCTACCAGGTGAATGGATCTTGCCCCAGGACAGTCCATCCTCTGGGCATCCGGTTGGCCATCTACCTGGCCGGTGCAGTAGGCATGTTGATTACGGTCCTAGGAAATTTGTTTGTGGTGTTTGCTGTGTCCTACTTCAAAGTACTTCACACCCCCACTAACTTCTTGCTGCTTTCCTTGGCCCTGGCTGACATGTTTCTGGGTCTGTTAGTGCTGCCTCTCAGTACCATTCGCTCAGTGGAGAGCTGCTGGTTCCTTGGAGACTTCCTCTGCCGCCTGCATACCTATCTGGATACCCTCTTCTGCCTCACCTCCATCTTCCACCTCTGTTTCATTTCCATAGACCGCCACTGTGCCATCTGCGAGCCCTTGATCTATCCCTCCAAGTTCACAGTCAGGGTGGCCATCAGGTACATCCTGGCAGGGTGGGGGATTCCAGCAGCTTACACTGCCTTCTTCCTCTACACAGATGTGGTAGAGAATGCGCTCAGTCAGTGGCTGGAAGAGATGCCTTGTGTGGGCAGTTGCCAACTGCTCTTCAATAAGTTTTGGGGCTGGTTAAATTTTCCTATGTTCTTTTTCCCCTGCCTCATCATGATCAGCTTGTACGTGAAGATTTTTGTGGTTGCCATCAGGCAGGCTCAGCAGATCAACACCTTGAGCAAAAACCTGGCTGGGGCTGCCAAACGTGAAAGAAAAGCTGCCAAGACCCTCGGCATTGCCGTGGGCATATACCTCTTGTGCTGGCTTCCCTTCACCATCGACACGCTGGTTGACAGCCTCCTTAACTTCGTCACACCGCCACTGGTCTTTGACATCTTTATTTGGTTTGCTTACTTCAACTCGGCCTGCAACCCTATCATCTATGTCTTCTCCTACCGGTGGTTCAGAAAGGCACTGAAACTCTGCCTGAGTCGAGAGATCTTCTCACCTCGGACACCCACTATTGACTTGTACCAAGAGTGA
- the LOC123609022 gene encoding trace amine-associated receptor 4 gives MNSPELWNPPEVQFCFALVNNSCPRNVRSVLSVCAMYVVMTGAIVMTMLGNLVVIISIAHFKQLQSPTNFLILSMATTDFLLSCVVMPFSMVRSIESCWYFGDLFCKVHSCCDIMLCTTSIFHLCFISVDRYYAVCDPLHYVTKITIPVIEVFLLISWSIPIFFAFGLVFSELNIVGAEDFVAAIDCAGLCVLIFNKLWGVLASFIACFLPGTVMVGIYIHIFSVARKHTKQIGMGPTRKHVGSESKMKVSSKKESKATKTLSIVMGVFVLCWLPFFILTITDPFINFTTPEDLYNVFLWLGYFNSTFNPIIYGMFYPWFRKALRMIVTGTIFHPDSSTLSLYPADT, from the coding sequence ATGAATTCACCTGAACTTTGGAATCCTCCGGAAGTccaattttgctttgctttggtcAACAATTCATGCCCTAGAAATGTGAGGTCTGTGCTGAGTGTGTGTGCCATGTATGTTGTCATGACTGGTGCTATAGTGATGACCATGTTGGGCAACCTGGTTGTGATCATTTCCATCGCTCACTTCAAGCAGCTCCAGTCCCCAACCAACTTCCTGATTCTCTCCATGGCCACAACTGACTTTTTGTTGAGCTGTGTGGTCATGCCCTTCAGTATGGTCAGGTCCATTGAGTCTTGCTGGTATTTTGGAGACCTCTTTTGCAAAGTCCACAGCTGCTGTGACATCATGCTCTGCACCACCTCTATTTTTCACCTCTGCTTCATCTCAGTGGATCGCTACTATGCTGTTTGTGACCCTTTGCATTATGTCACCAAAATTACCATCCCTGTAATAGAGGTCTTTCTACTCATCAGTTGGTCTATTccaattttttttgcctttggccTGGTATTCTCAGAATTAAACATAGTTGGTGCAGAAGACTTTGTTGCAGCCATTGACTGTGCAGGTTTGTGTGTATTGATATTTAACAAGCTCTGGGGGGTGTTGGCTTCCTTTATAGCCTGCTTCCTACCTGGGACTGTAATGGTGGGGATTTACATACACATTTTCAGCGTAGCCAGGAAGCATACTAAGCAAATTGGCATGGGTCCTACCAGGAAACACGTTGGGtcagaaagcaaaatgaaagtatcatccaaaaaagaaagcaaggccACCAAGACTTTAAGCATAGTCATGGGAGTGTTTGTATTGTGCTGGCTGCCCTTTTTCATCTTGACAATCACAGACCCTTTCATTAATTTCACAACTCCTGAAGATTTGTACAATGTCTTCCTCTGGCTGGGTTATTTCAACTCCACTTTCAATCCCATCATATATGGCATGTTTTATCCCTGGTTTCGCAAGGCCTTGCGGATGATTGTCACGGGAACCATCTTCCACCCTGACTCTTCTACCCTAAGCCTATATCCTGCAGATACTTAG